From Halodesulfovibrio aestuarii DSM 17919 = ATCC 29578, one genomic window encodes:
- a CDS encoding heavy-metal-associated domain-containing protein produces the protein MPTITVTGMSCQHCVNAVTKALEAIDGISDVAVDLLSGKVEWKETTTVPMETIETAITGIGFEIKK, from the coding sequence ATGCCAACAATTACTGTTACCGGAATGTCCTGTCAGCACTGCGTTAACGCAGTTACCAAAGCCCTTGAGGCAATTGATGGAATTTCCGACGTTGCTGTCGACCTGCTTTCCGGAAAAGTTGAATGGAAAGAAACCACCACTGTTCCAATGGAGACCATCGAAACAGCCATCACTGGTATTGGGTTTGAAATTAAAAAATAG
- a CDS encoding AMIN domain-containing protein produces the protein MNRNISMLIVLALVVGTVLIGYNKWIRREAYTISENASSQVSVNTSTQESQALQDVVIGKSTSDTLSSTAPKADHAKNSDVKAGSSSLQVPVAERTQEDTGNDLILVTKTVTVAEVRPQPDATTSVQPPAATSRKKDTVAKHAELLALESVSYADEKLTVSAVNKFTYKIFELKEPDRFVVDIVGHFKEELPEPKVVADNLVKAVRLGHHEDRIRIVLDLKGNIPSNWSATQTNGTLSVMMK, from the coding sequence ATGAATCGCAATATTTCCATGTTGATTGTATTAGCACTTGTGGTCGGGACTGTTCTTATCGGCTATAATAAATGGATAAGGCGTGAAGCCTATACCATTTCTGAAAATGCATCCTCTCAGGTCTCTGTCAACACCTCCACGCAGGAGAGTCAGGCCCTGCAAGATGTTGTAATAGGAAAAAGCACGTCAGATACGCTCTCTTCGACTGCCCCCAAGGCTGACCACGCAAAAAACTCTGATGTGAAGGCCGGTTCCTCCTCATTGCAAGTACCAGTTGCAGAGCGCACGCAAGAGGATACAGGAAATGACCTTATCCTTGTAACAAAGACTGTAACAGTCGCAGAGGTTCGGCCTCAACCTGATGCGACGACGTCAGTGCAGCCTCCAGCTGCGACTTCCCGGAAAAAAGATACAGTTGCTAAACATGCAGAGCTTCTTGCTCTTGAATCCGTTTCGTACGCAGACGAAAAGCTGACTGTGTCTGCGGTGAATAAATTTACGTACAAAATTTTTGAATTAAAAGAGCCTGATAGGTTTGTTGTGGATATTGTCGGGCATTTCAAAGAGGAGTTACCTGAGCCCAAGGTTGTAGCGGATAATCTTGTTAAGGCCGTTCGCTTGGGGCATCACGAAGATCGGATTCGTATTGTGCTTGATTTGAAAGGTAACATTCCATCTAATTGGTCCGCAACCCAGACTAACGGCACCTTGTCTGTCATGATGAAGTAG
- a CDS encoding tetratricopeptide repeat protein translates to MLHLEYKGVYSSLESEQGTEASEEDKRYWLVWYTDNDTVMIQALSARRTIAGKQYRLRVEDFIHRFIKEPDVLLPPQVLAHAHLVEHEVRSLPEEPYSFVLKDKNGTDVTPELISSSKALDIAREEAEAFAREQKKPENVAKNLKASFEDALAALESGDRRNALKLLTKLADSKEGVLPEHKHVFAGFGSDLRKQKLPAAALQHQLRVVELSPEDEHALFNVARVYYDMGDYGNTIRYLNRAIALNENLKPAQRFLEYVRNEGRAAK, encoded by the coding sequence GTGTTGCATTTAGAATATAAAGGTGTGTACTCGTCTCTTGAATCTGAGCAAGGGACTGAAGCCTCAGAAGAGGATAAACGCTACTGGCTTGTTTGGTATACTGATAATGACACTGTAATGATTCAAGCATTATCTGCCCGGCGTACCATTGCGGGTAAACAGTATCGTTTGCGAGTAGAAGACTTTATTCATAGGTTTATTAAAGAACCGGACGTGTTGTTGCCGCCGCAAGTACTCGCCCATGCTCATCTTGTGGAGCATGAAGTGCGTTCTTTGCCTGAAGAGCCGTATTCTTTTGTCCTGAAAGATAAAAATGGCACAGATGTTACTCCAGAGCTTATCTCCTCTTCGAAAGCTCTTGATATCGCCCGTGAAGAGGCAGAAGCTTTTGCCCGTGAGCAAAAAAAACCTGAAAATGTTGCCAAGAACCTGAAGGCCAGTTTTGAAGATGCGCTCGCAGCACTGGAAAGTGGTGACAGGCGTAATGCCCTTAAGCTGCTCACAAAGCTAGCTGATTCTAAAGAAGGCGTTTTGCCGGAGCATAAACATGTCTTTGCAGGATTTGGTTCAGACCTGCGTAAACAGAAGTTGCCGGCAGCGGCCTTGCAGCACCAGCTGCGTGTTGTGGAACTTAGTCCGGAAGATGAGCACGCCTTGTTCAATGTTGCTCGCGTGTATTATGATATGGGTGATTATGGGAACACCATACGATACCTGAACCGTGCAATTGCGCTTAATGAAAATTTGAAACCGGCACAGCGTTTTCTTGAGTATGTACGTAATGAAGGACGGGCTGCAAAGTAG
- a CDS encoding tetratricopeptide repeat protein, with amino-acid sequence MTEGVYHTSSNLWIGSGATRRKSISKRYWYASPRADGDFEVQLLTSNLTPVGDKRIVERDEFEQEYVFEPNLLALESHRLDAGSGLHDSQQQDDQTAALLARIPTHKASKTGLRLEEEEAIEKFDQGMTMLRSGYSKQGRRILQGVPEKEVTWQPKHKHLFNDFGRKLRKQQEPEIALKHYLKASELSPNDDHLCYNIARVYYDLRKMADCKRWLHRALLENPQLEPAQKFLQAIKNR; translated from the coding sequence ATGACTGAAGGTGTTTACCACACGTCTTCCAATCTTTGGATTGGTTCTGGTGCAACGAGACGAAAGAGTATTTCGAAGAGATACTGGTATGCGAGTCCAAGGGCAGATGGAGATTTCGAAGTACAACTTCTTACAAGCAATTTGACTCCTGTCGGTGACAAGCGAATTGTTGAACGAGACGAGTTTGAACAAGAATATGTGTTTGAACCTAACCTGTTAGCACTTGAGTCTCACAGGTTGGATGCAGGCTCAGGTCTGCATGATTCTCAGCAACAGGATGATCAGACCGCAGCTTTACTGGCAAGAATTCCTACTCACAAGGCCTCAAAAACGGGGTTACGTCTGGAAGAAGAAGAGGCAATCGAAAAATTTGATCAAGGTATGACAATGCTTCGTAGCGGGTATTCAAAACAAGGCCGCAGAATCTTACAAGGTGTTCCTGAAAAAGAGGTAACTTGGCAGCCAAAGCATAAACATTTGTTTAATGACTTTGGACGGAAGTTGAGAAAGCAGCAGGAACCGGAAATTGCATTGAAACATTACTTGAAAGCATCCGAGCTTTCTCCTAATGATGATCATTTGTGTTATAACATTGCCCGTGTTTATTATGATTTGCGAAAAATGGCCGATTGTAAAAGGTGGTTGCATCGTGCACTTTTGGAGAATCCGCAGCTTGAGCCTGCCCAAAAGTTTTTGCAGGCAATAAAAAATAGGTAG
- a CDS encoding hydrogenase maturation nickel metallochaperone HypA: MAIAASLIDIVKEEMAKHNASKLLMVRVCYGKLTNLVPEALSFAFEVQTQQSPLEGAELELKEIPVTVTCGECSTEFTPEGTDLFCMPCPSCENLFGHTVLTGKELYLDHLEAE; this comes from the coding sequence ATGGCAATAGCAGCAAGTCTTATTGATATCGTCAAGGAAGAGATGGCAAAGCATAATGCCTCTAAATTGCTTATGGTTCGCGTTTGTTATGGAAAGCTGACCAACCTTGTGCCCGAGGCGCTTTCGTTTGCTTTTGAAGTACAAACACAACAAAGCCCTTTAGAAGGCGCTGAGCTGGAGCTTAAAGAAATTCCTGTCACTGTTACCTGTGGTGAATGCTCTACTGAGTTTACACCGGAGGGAACGGATCTTTTTTGTATGCCGTGTCCATCGTGTGAAAATTTATTCGGCCACACAGTGCTCACAGGAAAAGAACTTTACTTAGATCATCTTGAAGCGGAGTAA
- the hypB gene encoding hydrogenase nickel incorporation protein HypB — MEIPVVRNILEANDKIAVNLKELFAKHGILVLNLISSPGAGKTSILERTLTDLKDEFKMAVIEGDCQTDNDARRVAETGAKAVQINTDGGCHLDSNMITAALANFDMDNIDILFIENVGNLVCPVEFDCGEDFKIALLSVPEGDDKPEKYPALFEKSSAMILNKCDLLPYVQFDVERAKRFATQLNKDMPVFQTSCTTSEGLDTWYEWLRTAHAAKQK; from the coding sequence ATGGAAATCCCAGTAGTACGCAACATACTTGAAGCAAACGATAAAATCGCAGTAAATTTAAAAGAACTTTTTGCTAAACACGGCATTCTTGTTCTTAACCTCATCAGTTCACCTGGCGCGGGAAAGACCTCTATCCTTGAACGCACCCTGACAGATCTTAAAGATGAATTTAAGATGGCTGTTATTGAAGGTGACTGTCAGACTGACAACGATGCCCGCAGGGTTGCAGAAACTGGAGCAAAAGCTGTTCAGATTAATACTGACGGCGGCTGCCACCTTGACAGCAACATGATTACAGCTGCACTTGCTAATTTTGACATGGATAACATTGATATCCTGTTCATCGAAAACGTTGGCAACCTTGTTTGTCCTGTTGAATTTGATTGCGGCGAAGATTTTAAAATCGCTCTGCTCAGCGTTCCGGAAGGCGACGATAAACCTGAAAAATATCCAGCCTTATTTGAAAAATCTTCAGCAATGATTCTAAACAAGTGCGATCTGCTTCCGTACGTTCAGTTTGATGTTGAACGCGCAAAACGGTTTGCAACCCAGCTGAATAAAGACATGCCTGTATTCCAAACTTCCTGCACTACCAGCGAAGGCCTTGATACATGGTACGAATGGCTGCGCACCGCGCATGCAGCAAAACAAAAATAA